The Candidatus Zixiibacteriota bacterium sequence GCTCATGAGAACGGCCTCGACAACGTGTTCGTGACCAACGGTTACATCAATCCTAAGCCCCTGGATGAGATCATGCCCCTGGTGGATGCGCTCAATATCGATGTCAAGTCAATGGATGACAATTTCTACCAGAAGATATGCAAGGGACATCTGAATGTAGTCAAAAACACAGTCGAAGCCTCGGTCAAGGCCGGCAAGCATGTCGAGATAACGTATTTAATCATCACCGATGTCAACGATAAAGATCAGGAATTTCATAAGCTGGTTGACTGGATCGCATCTCTGGATGATCGGATCCCGCTTCATTTTTCGCGCTATTTCCCGAATTACAAGCTGGATTATCCGACTACACCGATCAAGACTCTCGAGACGGCTTATGAAATCGCCAAACAGAAGCTCAAGTACGTTTACATAGGAAATACCTATATCGAAGGTACTTCTGATACTCATTGTCCCGAATGCGGGAATCTACTCGTCAACCGTTCGGGCTACTTCACGCGGGTGACCGGAATAGACTCCGGAAAGTGCTCGCAGTGCGGGACCCGGGCAGACTTCACACTATAACCTGTAACTCCATGGAGGGAAGATGGACAACTTCAATAACCCTGTCGCCGATGTGGAAGAGGAAAAAATGGAAGAGGAAAAGATGGATGATGAAAACACCACGGTGAGCATCCAGAGCGAAGTCGAGAAAGTTCTCGGCGGAACTCTCGAGGGGGCGTTTGAACTTCGGGGAGGCATGGGCCTTCTGGTGACCATCAAGAAAGACAACAAACCGTACGCGCTCGTGATCCAGCGTCCGGTCAACGGATTTGACCCCAAGAAGGATACCGATGTCTATATAACCGAGGGTATGGGTAAATAATCCCCGGTTTATTCCGAAAAGTTTAACAGGCGTCCGATTCGGGCGCCTTTTTATATTGAGGTGGAAACGGCTTTTTATCTTGATTTGGGATTTGATCGTATTACTTTCTGTGAATGTAATATCTCATAGAGGAGGTTGATGATGGTTGTAAAGTGGATAATATTTGTTTTGATGATTGGATTGGTCATGATGGTCGCATGTGGCGGTAACAATAATCCGAAAGTCAAGATGGTTACCTCGATGGGCGATATCTATTTAGAGCTGTATCCCGAAGTCGCTCCCCGGCATGTGGAGAACTTCCTTAAGCTCTCGAAAGAGGGTTTCTATGACGGTCTGATGTTTCACCGCGTGATCGATGGTTTCGTGATCCAGGGCGGATGTCCCAACGGCGATGGCACCGGAGGTTCGGGTGAGAACGTTCCGGCTGAGTTCAATGACAGTATCCATCGCGACGGCACACTTTCCATGGCTCGTGCCGCCGATGAAAACAGTGCTTCCTCACAGTTTTTCATCTGTCTCAACCGTCTTGAGAGCCTGGACAATAAATATACAGTTTTCGGGCAGACTGTAGAGGGATTGGATGTGGTCCACGCAATCGGGAAGACTCCAACCACCGGACGTCGCGGAACACCGCCGAATCGGCCGAAAGAGCCCGTTTATATCAAAAGAATCGAAATTATCAAAGAATAATCTGAATTTTTGTATAGAATCAATGTATAATAGCTAAGATAGCGCATGAGGTCTTTGCGATAAAAAGGAAACATCCGGCTGAATCTTAAGTTATATCTAAAAACTATCAAGTTGATTGCTGATTACAATAGGAGCGGGTCCGGTAAAGATCTGCAGATGAGGAATCTGAATTGTTAGTTACTATCTTTTCATTTATCGTAGTGCTCGGTATCGTGGTGTTCTTCCATGAACTGGGGCATTTTCTGTTCGCCAAACTGTTCGGTGTCAGAGTCTATAAGTTTTCACTCGGTTTCCCACCCAAAATGATCGGCTTCAAAAAAGGCGAGACCGAATACTGTATCTCCTGGGTGCCTTTGGGCGGGTATGTCAAGATGGCGGGTGAGAATCCGATAGAAGCCGAAGAACTTGGCAATGATCCGGGCAACCTGATGACCAAACCGGCTTGGCAGAAAGCGCTGATCTTCGCCGGTGGACCGTTGGCCAACTATGCTACCGCGATTCTGATCGCGACCATGGTGTTTTTCTTCCACGGAAAAGAAATTGTCGATGATGCTAAATTCGTTATCGGACAGGTACGTGAAGGC is a genomic window containing:
- a CDS encoding peptidylprolyl isomerase — encoded protein: MVACGGNNNPKVKMVTSMGDIYLELYPEVAPRHVENFLKLSKEGFYDGLMFHRVIDGFVIQGGCPNGDGTGGSGENVPAEFNDSIHRDGTLSMARAADENSASSQFFICLNRLESLDNKYTVFGQTVEGLDVVHAIGKTPTTGRRGTPPNRPKEPVYIKRIEIIKE
- the amrS gene encoding AmmeMemoRadiSam system radical SAM enzyme, yielding MEKQARYFKKLDNGEIKCQLCPVGCKLAEGQEGVCFGRKVIDGELIATNYGQAVSMHVDPIEKKPLYHYKPGELILSVGPNGCNLFCKHCQNWSISQEKQRTMTIMPEELVAACKKENSFGLAYTYAEPFIWYEYLLDICALAHENGLDNVFVTNGYINPKPLDEIMPLVDALNIDVKSMDDNFYQKICKGHLNVVKNTVEASVKAGKHVEITYLIITDVNDKDQEFHKLVDWIASLDDRIPLHFSRYFPNYKLDYPTTPIKTLETAYEIAKQKLKYVYIGNTYIEGTSDTHCPECGNLLVNRSGYFTRVTGIDSGKCSQCGTRADFTL